The Nerophis ophidion isolate RoL-2023_Sa linkage group LG05, RoL_Noph_v1.0, whole genome shotgun sequence genomic interval TTATCAATAAAGAGACATAAGGTCATCAGAAACACAGAATCAGTTACCTGTGAGAGGTCTGTGAAATTATGAGCTTCTGCCACAACTTTGACTCTGAAGTTGGTACTGTCATCCGGGCTCAGAGCGTAACAAAACACCTTGAAAAACAGACATATTTATTAGAAAAATGATATAAGTAAATGTCCAAAACCAAATTTACAATAAGGATATTTCACCTCAAATTTCTCAGGATTATGCATGCCGGGAATGGACTGCATCAAGTGAGACGTCGGATGGTTGCCAAAGTCTGAGCTGACATATCCAACACGCAGACGTCCGCCGCTGGCTTTCAAATCTTTAGGATGCTCGTAAGTGGGTTTGTGCAATGCATTGATCTGAAGAATAGGCACATGTTTAGAACATACTTAATCATCCTTGCAGAATACTTACTAGCTGGTTTAAGTGGACTTAAATTCCATTGTCATTTAGTGTACTCTTATCCATCCTAACCCCTCATCTCTGCAAAAAGTGCCACTAATCACTTCAGCCAAGCCCACCACCCCAATAAACAACTTAAAGGTTACTTGCTTTGAAAAGAGCGTGTACCTTGTCCAGGCAAAGGTTTCCATGGCGCTCAGCAATGGCCTTGCGGAAGCCGTGAGAGAGTGGGTACAGCATGCTGTGATGAGGGTGCACTGAAGGCAAGCGATTCTTTTCAAGCTGGTCAGCAACAATGCTCACAAGCTTTTTCATCCGATCATCATAATCTGTCCAATCGCACACAATCTAAAAGAGAAGAGAAACATCTAAATTAAAATACGGTTATTGGAGCACCCTGAGGAAAATAAGACAAACATTTCCATTGGCACAAAGTGCTGCCACACAAGCCCAACATTTTGTTAAGGAAAGTCAAGACTTCATTTTTTacaattgggtgcatttctacactataATTTACTTTAAGATTTATTCTTATTTACTAATATCGtttggctgtctttttgacacttactaatttttagtttttttagtaGATAATTTACTAACGTtatcattcatccatcctttttttaccgcttgtccctttcagggtcgtgaggggtgctgcattcgggcggaagctggtgtacaccctagacaagtcaccacctcatcgccgggccaacacagacagacaacattcacactcaaattcaaacattagggcaaatttagtgtcgccaatcaacctatccccaggtgcatgtttttggaggtgggaggaagctagaGTACCCGGACACTCTGCAGTACACGCAGAGAACATGCATTGgaaatgtaatttaaaattaTACAACATGCATGCAATCAACTCAGAAAGCATTTCCCATTTGGCAACTGTATCCTGTAGCGACGGCCCTTGGGTAATACACTTCTGGTGTTGTGACCTTTGTTTACATCCGTTacgtcaaaaatataccttctcgctgCCCACTAATAAATGCTCTAAAACTACAACTGGTTAGAAACCAATTTTAATGATCCAAAAATGATTAGCATTAAAGTATAAAGTTGTCAATGATGTGGCTCGCAGAGCGAAAGCAGACGACAACAAGTAAGTTAGCTGGATGACGCCAACTATGCTAACAAGCAAGCTTGTTTTGGCGCCCCTGTCTGCCTGTAATGCAATTTAATGCAGAGTTTAGGCAAGAGCGAACGAATACTTGCGGCTGAGGAGAGTGTTCTAGAAATTTTGTTTAAAGCCTATTTTTTGATATTGTAGTcggtttacataattcactcaCGGAACTTTAGTTCTTGTtaagagagttctggtcggacgggtTTTCCCGGAACAACATTTCTGGTGTTGTTGCGCTGAGAAGCCACAAATGTAAATATACAGCATGATTGctggtaagaaaacaaaaactcaaTGTCATTCAAACAATCAGCTCCATCTTATGACACTCCTCCTTTGACTCCCGTCCTTACACAATACAATATCTAATTTTAAAAATGCGGAAGTAATGTTTTTGAcacaaaaattaatgttttaaaACATGGATTTCTTCGTTTTCTCTGAAATTTCACATGCCTGAAAATATGTTTCTAAAAAAACATGGGGGAAATATGCTGTCATATCAAAATGGAAGTCGTTATTAACCAAACAAACCTGCAAGCAATGTGCCAAGTTACAGTATGCATCTGGGAAGTCAGGCTTGAGTTTCAAGGCTGTGCGATAAGAAGCAATGGCCTCTGGAATGTTTCCAGAATCCTAAGAGCAAAGACAAACATTAGAATACATGAGAAACACTGTTCTGCTTAGCataaagctttttttaatttgcattttcAAATACAAACGAGCAGTGCTGTACATGCCTTCTGCTTTTTTTTGTAgtagcaaagttcaaaagtcagcaaaaAGGCCACTCTTACggttataaataataacaatactttAAATAACAGTGCACAATGTCTATGTTTCACATTGTGTTGCACACTGTGCATAACACAAAGCAAACATTTCAGACAGTATGAGTTTCTACAGTCAAcgaaagggctaataatgcctacttTGTGTATTGACGCCAAATTGCTGTGAGCATCAGCAAAAGCAGGGTTGATTTGTATGGCACGTGTATAGCACTGGAGCGCTCCTTGTACATCTTGCATCTCTTTCAGCGTGTTTCCCATGTTTGAGTAGGCATCTGCAAATGTGGGGCTGATTCTAAAATCAAAAAGTTAGTGTTAACAGtttatgagaacacacacacagtgtgtgaaAATCTACATCCAGTGAAGAAGTTATCAAAATAAAGTCACAATGAAACATGCGAGGCAAAGTACAATGGTTACAATGGCTTGTAACAACAGAATACAATCAGGTTTTGGCACAATGTAAACGTTATTCCATACTGTAAGAACTGAGAACTGCTGAGCAAAATTGCAAACCTGATAGCTTCTTTGTAGTGCATGAGAGCCTCCTGGAGTTTACCCTGCTGCTGGAGGACACTGGCAAGGTTGGAGTGAGCTGCAGCAAATTCGGGGAACACCTAGAAAAATGCATGAAATTTGCAGACTTTGTGATGACCGAATTTAACTGGATAAATATTTCATGATAATAAAATCTTATTATAAAGTTACTACTATACAGTACCTCTAGAGCTTTCCTGTATAGCTGAACAGCCTCCTCAATGTTGCCTTGCTCACGTTTGATATTGGCCAAGTTGTTAAGGGAGTCGGCATGGGTTGGGCACAAACGCAAGGCTGTGTTGTAGCACTCTTCTGCTTCAGACACCTGAGAAAGATGTTAACCAATTCAGTAATGCAAACGCTTCTCCAGACAACTACACGGTAATGTAAGAATGTATTTAAGAGTAGTTGCCTTACATTGCCTTTCTCCTTCAGGGCATTTGCTAAATTACAATAAGCATCTGGGAAGTGGGGTTGAAGCTCAATGGCTCGGCGGTAAGTGTCAATAGCCAGGTCAATAAGGCCCTGTTCATAGTAGACACAGGCCAAGTTTCCGTGTACAACGGCATGGTTTGGGCTAAGACTGAGGGCTCTCAAATATCCAGCCACAGCTCTGAAACATAAAAGATACTTATTTAATATTATGgttatctgtaaaaaaaaaaaaacattcacaatgTAAACACCTTCTACTATTGCTATGAATTGTCAAATGTGTAGTGACGCTAAGACACTGAAGACAGAACACACACATGTAGTAATTCACAACTTAAAAAGACAGACCTGTCAAAGATTCGGGCTTCCTTTAAAACATTTCCTAAATTGATGTAAGCGTCAAGGAAATTTGGGTCCAACGTCACAGCCTTAAATTTGATACAGAGCATAAATGAGACTGAAATATAGTCACAGGATGAGAGAATACAAAATGCAGCACAGGGAAAGCAACTGACCTTTTCAAAATGGTGTATGGCCAGCCATATTTCTCCCTGGGCATTGAACACACAGCCCAGGTTGCTCCAAGCTACTGCGAAGTTGGGCTGAGTCTCAATGGCTTTCAGGTAGCAAGCCTTGAGTTtccaatggaaaaaaacaaaacacaaaaaaggaaaagaatAGGTAGGAAGAGAGATGTATAGTAAAGAGAGGGTAGGTAAGGGattgaagaaaaaataaatagaataaaagcaagaaaaacaaaaacaaaaaagggcaGAGAAAGCAAAATTAGTGACAATTCTCCAGTACAACAAAAAGTGAGCCTACAGCATGGGCTCGCATGCGCATAACTGCCGCGCTAAGCTGCATTGCTTTTCCTACGCTGCGCAGAGCTAACCAACACCCACACATTGGCCATCATCTTGCAGTTATGGccacatattaaaacaaaacagtggCAACAGTATTCTTTACACTACACTGATAAGCTACCATCTAAATTAATAAAatgcatgtgaagtgaattatatttacatagcgcctgaagcgctttacatagtgaaacccaaaatccaagttacatttaaatcagtgtgggcagatgggtgaagtatcttgcccaaggacacaacagctgtgactaggatggcagaagcggggatcgaaccttgaaccctcaagttgctggcacggccgctctaccaaccgagctatgaattAGTTACATGGCATGATATTTCACAACCTGGGATAGTAGACAGTTTGTGCAGGTGATGGTCCCTGTAATGCATGCGCAACAAGTAAACGCAGGCGCGCGGGGTGTATGTTTTGCCACAATCACCGCCACAATGCACCATGACGCTTGCGCAGCCTTGCTCTTGGCAAAGGCAATTGCTTTGCCGCTTCGCTCGCTCTATGGCCTGGTGCAACAGCTGTAGACCGACACAACCCGTGGCAGAGAACCTGCCACCAGACTGGCACACACTCACACCCACcatcttttttggggggaaaaaacaggTACTGTGAAAAATGTTGTCAGATCGTGGGATCTTGTGTAGTTGACAGGAAAGTGTTAATTTAAATCACTATAATGGCAAAATTTTACAAGCCCAATTCCTGTCTCCCCTTCAAAATGTATTGATTAATGGGGGCATTTGGGAGCGAGGCTGGTTGTAAGGGTAGGAAGGTCTGCAACCAAGAGGCCAAAAGGATTGGGGTTGGATCGCACGCTGGCGCGCTCTGCCTTTTTAGTGGCTCAGAAGAAGGTATCGCTGCGCAGCCCTTGCGCTACTGCAGACTCACAGCGCACTATCTGCATCATCAGAGCACTGCAacttaataaagaaggaaaaaataaaacaaaacaggaaaaacaaacaacaaaagagTTAGAGGATTCTTACTT includes:
- the ogt.1 gene encoding UDP-N-acetylglucosamine--peptide N-acetylglucosaminyltransferase 110 kDa subunit isoform X5, with protein sequence MACYLKAIETQPNFAVAWSNLGCVFNAQGEIWLAIHHFEKAVTLDPNFLDAYINLGNVLKEARIFDRAVAGYLRALSLSPNHAVVHGNLACVYYEQGLIDLAIDTYRRAIELQPHFPDAYCNLANALKEKGNVSEAEECYNTALRLCPTHADSLNNLANIKREQGNIEEAVQLYRKALEVFPEFAAAHSNLASVLQQQGKLQEALMHYKEAIRISPTFADAYSNMGNTLKEMQDVQGALQCYTRAIQINPAFADAHSNLASIHKDSGNIPEAIASYRTALKLKPDFPDAYCNLAHCLQIVCDWTDYDDRMKKLVSIVADQLEKNRLPSVHPHHSMLYPLSHGFRKAIAERHGNLCLDKVHALFKINALHKPTYEHPKDLKASGGRLRVGYVSSDFGNHPTSHLMQSIPGMHNPEKFEVFCYALSPDDSTNFRVKVVAEAHNFTDLSQIPCNGKAADRIHQDGVHILVNMNGYTKGARNELFALRAAPIQAMWLGYPGTSGAPFMDYIISDKETSPLEVIEQYSEKVAYMPHTFFIGDHANMFPHLKKKAVIDFKSNGHIFDNRIVLNGIDLKAFLDSLPDVKVIKMKCDNNQEPAADTNGALSMPVIPMNTAAEAIINMINQGQIQVTINSFTVSNGLATTQINNKAATGEEVPRTIVVTTRSQYGLPEDSIVYCNFNQLYKIDPPTLQMWANILKRVPNSVLWLLRFPAVGEPNIQQYAQNMGLPGSRIIFSPVAPKEEHVRRGQLADVCLDTPLCNGHTTGMDVLWAGTPMVTMPGETLASRVAASQLSCLGCPELIAHTRQDYEDVAVKLGSDMEYLKMIRARVWKQRICSPLFNTKQYTIELERLYLQMWEHHSKGNKPEHIFKVHTVESSDNA